The DNA window ATCGATACAGACCAACAGTGTTAACCACCCTCTTTTACCATATGCATCCACCCATTAGTGTCTTGCCTTCCCGTATTTACAAAAGGAATACACCACCATCTTGCTTCAGAACAAGAGCAGGCACAGCACCACAAAAACGAAGAGGAAGAACCAGATCTGATGCAGTGACCTCTCAACTTCCATCTGATGTCTCCTCGCTCTAGAGCTCATATTGTGTGCCGTGACATAGTGGGGACTCATGAACATGCTCGGTGGCACCTGGCCACGGAATGCCCATGGTAGCACCGCCACTGCCATCCCCCCAAGCACACCACCAGCCGTCGAGTGGATCAAGCCACGCCCAATTGGTGATGGCGGGTAAATAAAATCAAATTCAGTTGCACTGGAATGATGGCTCGAATGCCGCAGCGGTTGTGGTGGAGGGCTGGGTTCCATGTTCCCATGGTGCCGATCATCGATGTTATTGTGTGTGTTTTGATGCTCAACCGCCTCCCGCTGCACGGTTGGTCGTCGTGGAATGGGCACACCGTTCAGTGATTTCTTCAGACTCCCCCCACGACCATACAATGGCACCAGCATGTCTGGGGAGAGTGTAGCCTTACACACAGGGCACTGTCGCCTTGCCAAACTGCTGTTGTTACTGGCAGTCGATCCAACCCCTGGACATAGCCACTCATAGATGCAAGGCCAGCAGTAGAGATGACCACAAAGAGTAACCACCGGCTCTGCTGCAAAATCAAGGCAAATGTTGCAGTCAAAGCAAGCGTTTCCAGCAGTCACAGGCATATCTCCACTAATTTTCTTCATTGGCTCATCATCAGGCAATGAAGTCTTGTTATTGACAGCAGCCATGTAAATCTGGTCCATTCTCACGATGACCCTTGCGAGCAAACACAGCACTGCAGttcaacaaacaaaaatatgtcACTAGGAATGCATATGACATGTAGCTGAAGTTAAGTAAAGCATCACTGAGTGTGGCCCACTTTACTAATCATTGTACagaaataaaaacttaaaacaCACCAGAAATGAGAATGGAAGGAACAACGCAAGCCACATGGTACCAACAGATTTATATGAAACTAAGCGGGTCCAGGTAAAATGCAGCTTTTTGGCCCACACCACATCATCCTGTCCAGCGAAGTCTATCCAAATGCATTTAACAAGTCTCAAGAGTGGTGCAGATGTTAGGTAAAGCTCCAAAACTCCGTGTCTATATGCCAGAAAAAAACTACTTAATATTATCCTGGTTAGTAATCAATTGATACATCAAGGAAGAATCCATCATCTTTCCTAGCAGGCTGAGTCAGCAGTCATGGAATGGATTATCCAATTTTTTCAATAGGAACTAGATACACTGCCCTTCATTTTTTATCACAAATGACATTCTTATCCCTACGCTACAAGTATTATCTATCAGGATAAATGGGGAACTTTTGTCAGCAAGGAAATGAAACAGCTTATGTCCTATGTGTGCAAAGTCAATACTCTTAAGATTAACCATCATTGCCAACTTAAAGTTACTATGCCTTGGGAAGAAAAGGCATAGTACAAAACAGTTAGCATTTAATATGCACCCACAGTTTACAAACGGCGGCTTAGACAAGGATGGCAGCCTGGCAGGTCCTGACTAGATTAATACTGCCTCTCCTCTAATTGATTCTATAGAAATATTCAGGTAAGCAGCTATGGACGAATAAACCAGCAGAGTTGACTAAGCCTGAGAGGCATCCCATCCCAATCTCCAACAAATGCTTCCATGACATAGTGAACTTTATGTGGTTGATAAGGTCCATCGACAAGtgaattattgaaaaaaaaaaaacaaggtgtGGAAAGTGATGTGGACACGACAATGATGGATTAGCTACATCATTTGGCATATTGAATTAAATCAAATACACCGAAAAGACCACTACTTCACATATCTAGTGACCGACTAAAATAATTATAACCAAGAGATAATGGCAATATACTGTATTAGAATCAGGGAACACTGAATTATTTGTCCAACAGCATCTTCGAAATTTCTTGATTGCTCTCATCCCATGTGTAATATTATTAACTGGTGAGCTTAAGCTCAGGCTATCGCAAATTCAGACACGTTGTTTTGTTACATTGAGTATTTTAGATAAATGAGGGAGCACATCAATATTCCTAGTGTTAAAATTTAGATAGACGGCTAATAAGAGTAGCCTTAAGAAACAAAATAACTGATCCTGAATGTGAGACTACGAAACGAAACAATAATCAAGCACACGGATCTGCTAAGCTCAGCAGCATCAACCGCTATCACCATTAAGAATTCACACAACAAATCCACCGCTATCACCATTAAGAATTCACACAACAAGTCAATGTTGTGGAGAAACAGTGTATTACatcataaatcatgttttggagtGCGAACACATTTTGTTAAAATTGTTCAGATTTGTGTATGGTAGTAAATCCTCCAAATGCTGTCTGCTCATGTCTAACACAGGGCACGCATTCGTCAATACACAAacgaaattggaagtttggaagttGGATATTGGGTAAAAAAACGATTTTAGCACCGTCGATTCCCTAGTGCGGTTCAAATTGATACTGCACTAAATCTAAATATAAACAATTTCTCGGTTGGACATTGGGTAGAAAAACGATTTTAGCACCGTCGATTTCCTAGTGCGGCAGGCGCATCAACACACAATTGGCCAAACCGAGGAAAGGAAAGCAGACCACCGACAGAGCTAACAACGATCTTCCCTTGTTCCTCGAGAAGGACAAAGGCATCACAACCCCAAGCACGAACAGCACAAgccaggaggagcagcagcagcaaagcatCAGAACCTTTCGGAGCTAACCCAAGGGCAGGCAGCAACCTAAGAATCCAACCGAGATCAACCCCCATGACACACACCGGTCCTCCAATCGACCAGACAACGCAAAATCTTTCGggcaaaaacaagaaaaaaacatcaaaagGAAACAAGAGATTTCATCCCGCTGACCTGACAAGAACAAAGAACCCAATCCCGCGCCGGCGCGAACGCTGCTGTCGGCCCTAGCCTCCCGCTCCCGAGGGACGAACAGGAGACGGGCAAGCGGCGAGGCGCCGGGGTGGCAGCAATCGGAAGGCGAGGGGGGTTGGCAACAATCGGGAGGTCACGAATGCCGTATCGCTGCGGGGaaaaagagggaggggagatgATAGACGgtgggggggagagagaggggagatgagGCGTCGACGTCACTTGCGGAGGAGGCGAGACGGGACGGGACGAGGGCCGAgagatagaaatatatatagttgaagCGGAGACCGGCGCGTGGGGGAGCGTCCGATCCAGCGATGGACGGCCGTGATCGTGCGGGCGCGGGACGGGGCGCCGATCACAGCCGTCGGTCGCGGCGATCGGCCGGCCCCGAGGGGATTTCCCACGTTGCTCTCGGCGGAAGCTTCCCGTGGAATTATTTATTCGCGGGATGATAAGAGGCGAGGTCGCGAGGACGGTGGCTTTGGTGGGAGTGAAAAGGATTATCGCTGCGGGATATTCTGCGCGTTTCGGTTAACGTGGGGGCTGTTTTTTATTTCATCTCTCTTGTAACCGAAATTCTTTCATGACTTTGACGATAATATCATCGAATTCATGGTTTATGAGTTATGAAATTCTTCGACGGAAGAGGATTGTAGTATTTGTGACAGTTTTTATGGCCCGTACAGTTCGAATGGAGATAGTTCGTCTGCTCAGGATTGAGCAGACTTGCCTAGCGTATGGCATGGCCTTTCTCAATCATCACTGCACTGCACACGCAATAATATAGGAgtataatattattttctttccaaATTATGATTTCCGTTGTCACCGTGCATAGTTTATTCATTATATTTTCCTAGACTTATCATGTCCCTGTGGTTTTATCACTTTATGGCATGGTGCACTCGAATTATTCCACCAACTTATCAGGCAAAAGTAAGCAACGACGGGAGGCTCACAGGCTCTGTAGCCGCAGGTGTTTTAACAACAAGCACGAGATTTCCAATCTGAAAAGCTTGGAAAAACAGGTGGCGCTCAGATTATAGGATTAGTAGTACCACCATACACCTCGCTTTGGCAGGTAGGCTCACGAGCGAGTTGTCGCGGTCACGgtcgcgtacgtacgtacgtgcaacAGCGTTGGGGGGCCAACGCTGCAATCAGCCAGACTCACTGGTTCTACGAACCAATGTGCCACCCGAAACAGGGCCGAAAGCAAAAGCAGAACCGCCAAGTGAAAAACCAGGGGTGGATGCATGCGagcacgccacgccgccgtgccATCGAATAGCCCCCACACATCCTGCTCGTCGTAATCCGCTCCCCGAATGCCGCACGCGCATGTGCGCGCGCGTGATCTCTCGGCGCAGTAGCGGGTAAATTTCCGAGCGGTCAAACCGCCGCAGCCGGTATGGGACGCCCCGTGTCGGCGCCCAACCACCGGGACGAGACGGCAACGCCCCCAGGAATAAACAACGCCACCGAGATCCGggaaaaacgagagaggaaaagaaaaaaggaaaggagaaaaGAATGCACAACTGGTAGTACGTTTGCTGGCGTTACGCTGCAGGGAAGCAACAGAAGCGCGCGCGTTTATGGCGCGCCGAACTcgtgcgcgccgcgcgccgttggGTCGTAGTCGCGGCTGATAAGCTTCGTCCGGTGGTTGGAGTGGGGCTCGCTCGATCGCTCGCCCGGTGGTTTCTTTAATCGGCCTCGTCCGTCGCGGCGCGCGTATGGCGTATGGCGTTCGATCGATCGGGGCGCTGGCGTGGCGTCCCATGCCACGGGGTTTGTTGTGGAGCGGATAGGATTAAGGCACGGCAGTACGGCACGGGACGGGAGAAGAGCAACAATGGCGTGTGGCGCAAGCGCAAATGGCACGAGGCGCGCCGGTTCGCGGTCGCGCGCGAGCAATGATTGGGAGCGGGAGCGTCCGGTAGGTGCGGGGATCGCGCGTCGCGATCTGCCGTTCGGccacgccgacggcgaggcgtGGGGGGTTTATCCAAACCACCTCGTGGCGCCGTATAATACGCGTCAACTTCACGAATCTACACGTATTCTTTCATTCCAGAGAAAGATATGAGTATCTATACACAGTGGTGAATTATGGTGGTGGGTCCCCTGGAGTTGCCTTCAAATTCACCAGGTCGATTTACTTGATCCAGACCGTCCCTTTAATTTGATGGATTAGATTAAATCCAATCCCTTCTCCCCCTGATTACTACTATCctattttctttcaaaagaaatataatGTAGAATCTATAAAATAGCGTTATCTAGTATAATATAGTGGAGAACATGTTATCTTCAAACTTTCTGACAACAATTAGATAAGAACAAACAAAACAGAAACATTGCACCGATAGAAGCTTCTTGTTTTGTTGATTATTAGGATGAATGAGTTCGATACAGGTCTCGATACCGTTAATTTCATAACAACTCAGTTAAAAGAGTTTAAAGATAATTCTTTTTTACTCCATTATGCTCTTCCGAGACTATTGATCTGAATGGACGGACTAcgcaagaaataaaaaaaagtagataATTGTTTCTGCTGTAAATGTGTAATTGGAAATAGGTGACATGGCTAAATCTAGCCCGTAGAAACAAAGTAAGGGGTCAGATTGGTCCAAATTCACCGGTTGGAGTTGGAAGCTAACTCCAGAGGATGTGCACCCGGTGATTGGGATACATGGGTGCACCTGATATGTTAAATTATGCCATGTTAAACATAGTCGATTGTAGATTTGTCATGTAATTTTGGGTGGGTTGTGCCACCTTATTAACTCCTTTACCTACTTTTAAAATgatcatttttatataaatcataactttttttgtttgtttaataataaattttatcCCGATATTTATTAGTTGCCGACAATATGCATAACCGTTGTTTATCCCATCGGCTTGTAAGTTATCTAAAGCTCGTGTCTTTCTCAGAGCAAGAAACATAATATCCGAAGAAGCAGTCGAGCATTATGCCAATTGAATTTTGCTTGCACCACCGCTAGCAAAAAACCACAACTAAAGATAAGCACAAAGGTGATGACATTGCGACATCACCTCCAAGCATATCTGTGGCAACCACAAATGTCACTAATGTCGGGCGAACATTGTCATCGCTCCAGATCAGGTCATCCCAATCCACGTCGTTGTTGGAGGCACACCGACGCCACCATTTGAAGTGATGTGCCTTAGCTGCTTGCGTTGTTGCCGATGCTGTCACCTATACCCGCGAGGAGTGTCGAGTGATTGCCTCAGTCGtgcaccaccgtcgccaccctcATCGGCATCTAGATCTGTCGACGTCCATAGCCGTCTCTACGTCTTGATTAtttggaaaattaaaaattcttaaaaatatTATAGCTGCCCAATAAACATGGTCTTAAGGGTTTATTCAGATCGATGTCATTTAAAACCATACTATTTATTGGGTAAAAGTTGACAATCATGTAGCCACAGTTAATTTGTTACCAAAAATGGGTAATGTTTATGGAATTTTGACAACTTATATTGAGTCTACTCTATCAAAACTTGGCAATGTTACcaatttgctaaaattttggcattgccaaattttgagaATGTTTATTTTAGCATCAATCTGAACCTACACTAAATCTCCTTCTCTACACTAGTTAGGTAATATATGTTGTATTGATGCTAGGGCTTTATTGttgatttttatcttttttgcgCACGTTAGAAGATACATTAACGAATGCGTAATGTCATGTGAtagcaacaacaataataataaaggtAGTTTTGGctgaaattttgacaaatttactattttagaaaacttatttaaaaaacaatttgTGTCAATAACTTATTGCATTGCAGAGTCGACGATTTATTTTTACAATAAGGTTTTTGACactgtttattttaaaaataagttttctaaaaagATTAATTTGCCAAAATTTCTGCGGTACTTGAGACGTGGGCAAGCGAAGGAAACGGATGGGGTACTTTCACTGGCTCGTTCAGTGCTCGGTACGACGGTACCCGTTACAGCTAGATCGAGGGACCAGCACTACGACCATTGGTTCGCCGCACTGAGACAATCTGGCACAGTGAGTCAGTGACACATGGCGCGCACACACGACACATGGTACaggtggatcgatcgatcgcccgcAGTTTACAGCAGGGGCCCGCGGATTGTTTCTTGCAGTCTTGTCCGTCTCCGCGGTTTGTTGCCGCGGCCCTCCGTGAATTGATTGATTTTTGTTAGTATCGTGGTCCTTCGAATGCAGCAACGACGAATGTAGTTGTGTTCTTTCCTTAACTTTTTCAACCTCACCATCTCGTTTTACATACACACGCTGTACAAAGGCTAAaacggtttattttttttaaaaaaaatcttctataaaaatgttgttttaaaataacattaatcaaattttaatgttttttactaatacttaattaatcatatgttaatggGCAACGCTTTTCTTTTATCCGGAGAGGTTGGGTCCGGAACACAACCAAAGAGTTTGGAACGGACTGCAGTTATGGTTGAACAGACGAAGAGCATAACATTCATCATGACGTAAGAGGGCAAGCTCTTGTTCAATCAGTGCATTCATATCCAACCATAGGCATCTAACACGACCATATACCTCAAGCACCTATTTGGAAGGAACATATCATAAGCAATAATATAGTGTAAAAGGGTAATATGTATCTTAACAGTCAATACCATACATATCTACAGCCAAAAGAATGGACACATGAAACCAGGCTTCCTTGCGACtttcatgatttcatcattCAACCTGCATCCTCGAATTACATTTATTGGATGCTACCGAAAGCGATTCCAAATACTATCTATACACGTAGGCATATAAACATTGAGCATGGCTTCGACTCTTGAAtgatctgaagttctgaaaGTTGGACGTGTAATGCTAACTGTTCAAAGGGTTCAGTTTTGGCATTTGCATTTTACCTCTCGACAAATTTCTCAATGGATGCGATCAGTGTACTCTCAGGCACAGCTCCAATCACTGCATCTTTCTTCTCTCCGTTCTTGAATATCATCATGGTTGGGATGCTCCGGACGCCATACTGACTTGCTATATCTGGATTCTCGTCAGTATTGAGCTTGTAGCATTTCAGTTTCCCTTCATACTCCTTGGAGAGCTTGCCAACAACGGGATCAATCATTTTGCAAGGCCCACACCATGTAGCCCAGTATTCAACAAGGACAGGAAGCTCGCTCTCCATAACAAGTGATTGCCATGTTGACTTCGTCACTTCTGGAACTACAAATGGGTGATATCATAATGAATGGTTCAGAACACATCAAATGATGCAACCATCGATACAATACCAGATAATCAACATCATGTAGATTGTAAAATAGCATAAAtccatcatatatataaaagctCACTGTGGGAAAGGGTAGGTAAAAGAAAGCCGTAATGGTATATATAGCACTACGTTGTTTAATACATTCAAGGAGACATCTACAATAAACTGTGCTAAATTATACAAGTCAAATATCACAAATAATGTTCCCACTTTTCACTTCGTAAAGTACAATTTTCACATTTTTCTTTATCTTCTATTATTACATTCTATGCAACTATGCATTATACTGTATGAGTCTACACCGTGCAATTGTACACACCAATCAATTAGTTAATCCAAAGGTTTCATTGATGTGCCATGAACTAAAGAATGATAAAGgcaataaataaagaaaaaaaaggggtagAAACTACAGTTTGTAGAAGCAACATCACTAGCCTACTACAACattactgaattttttttgtatgcCAATGATATGCAATTCAAAAAACCAAAACCAACCAAATTTGGTTGATTTCTGGGAAAATAACATGGTTAAATTCCACCGAGTCCAAGAACTTATATTTTGAATAATATAGTGATACATTGTGTAACTGTACCATGTGAAACTTAGATGGAGCACAACTATTAAAAATTCATGCTTATACACCTTTCTTCCTTATGTGCAACTGAATTTAAGAAATCATTATCTTCCGCATGACAAGTGGACCAATGAGAGGCATAAAAGGAAATATATTAACACGCTTGATCAAGGAGGAAATTTATAGGATTCACCGATTCAGTCCTTTTCTcagatttttagatttttcCTGATTCTTAACACTGTTCTGGTGCCTTTTAAATCCCACTGATTGTTCTCGTATCACCCCAGTCTTTCTCATGCTTATATCCAAGTGCACAAAAAGGATATGTTAATCGTACAGCGAGCTAGTGTGCACCGATGGCTTGTTGCTGCATAATGCAGGTACTACAGAGTACAGACACATACTGACATACACAAGAGCTTCATTGGAAATGCCACTGCAACTCTACACTTGAAGCACACTTCCTGCATGTACCTCACGCAGGCACCACACGATGCATTCATGCATGAAAAGAAGGCATGCGCACACAAGCAAGCCCAGAGGCATAGGCATATACGTTATGCTCAACCTCACACATAGTAGCCAAAATTCATAGTATCGCGTCCAAAATGAGATTGCATCTAACAATTTAATCCTTCAACCCCTTACCGACATGCTGCCATAGAGGAACTACGCCTAAATGACCGAGTCCCAACACAAATTCAGCATCTAAACTACTGACAGAAAACAAAAGAATTTAATCACCAGTATCTAGTAAAATGTTACTCATGTGAGAAACTGAGATCCATATCTATGCACCGATTGGATGAGGCAGTTCGCCACCTAATCTCGTAACAGATCAACATCAACACATACACGTCAGATTCAGCACGAGCAGAAGACCGGCGTGCATACCTTGGATGGATGTGTCCTGGCCCTGGACCGCGCACACTACCGACGCTCCACGGCCGCCACCCCGGCGGTTCCCGGCGAAACCGGAGTCCGCGCGGAGGGCCTGGTAGCGGATGCCGCGGGAGGGCGGGACCGCGCGCAGGCGGCGCGCGGAcgaagcggaggcggaggcggatgcgAGGGGAGAGGAGcagacggcggtggaggcggcgagggcggaggcCATGGCGATCGAGAGACGGGGACGGGGgtggtggagactgg is part of the Oryza glaberrima chromosome 4, OglaRS2, whole genome shotgun sequence genome and encodes:
- the LOC127770725 gene encoding E3 ubiquitin-protein ligase RMA1H1-like, whose product is MDQIYMAAVNNKTSLPDDEPMKKISGDMPVTAGNACFDCNICLDFAAEPVVTLCGHLYCWPCIYEWLCPGVGSTASNNSSLARRQCPVCKATLSPDMLVPLYGRGGSLKKSLNGVPIPRRPTVQREAVEHQNTHNNIDDRHHGNMEPSPPPQPLRHSSHHSSATEFDFIYPPSPIGRGLIHSTAGGVLGGMAVAVLPWAFRGQVPPSMFMSPHYVTAHNMSSRARRHQMEVERSLHQIWFFLFVFVVLCLLLF
- the LOC127769438 gene encoding thioredoxin M2, chloroplastic; the protein is MASALAASTAVCSSPLASASASASSARRLRAVPPSRGIRYQALRADSGFAGNRRGGGRGASVVCAVQGQDTSIQVPEVTKSTWQSLVMESELPVLVEYWATWCGPCKMIDPVVGKLSKEYEGKLKCYKLNTDENPDIASQYGVRSIPTMMIFKNGEKKDAVIGAVPESTLIASIEKFVER